The following coding sequences lie in one Arabidopsis thaliana chromosome 3, partial sequence genomic window:
- the OFP18 gene encoding ovate family protein 18 (ovate family protein 18 (OFP18); INVOLVED IN: biological_process unknown; LOCATED IN: chloroplast; EXPRESSED IN: 9 plant structures; EXPRESSED DURING: 7 growth stages; CONTAINS InterPro DOMAIN/s: Protein of unknown function DUF623 (InterPro:IPR006458); BEST Arabidopsis thaliana protein match is: ovate family protein 15 (TAIR:AT2G36050.1); Has 432 Blast hits to 323 proteins in 54 species: Archae - 0; Bacteria - 2; Metazoa - 90; Fungi - 44; Plants - 215; Viruses - 0; Other Eukaryotes - 81 (source: NCBI BLink).) yields MVRKMKLPFLNKNTSSSSFSSNSSSSSSSWPWPSSHQQNLKTISSKASFIVNKPKDVYEPEPPPRSFSSSPSSSSYSSFSSTSHAIENPPEIESIENVIKGLKSSKRLIFERRGTSNSILEEATKRDDHEEEEDGLMLLSLESNDPYTDFKNSMEKMVEVHVLHHDWISLEKLLFWFLKVNVKASHRYIFAAFVDLVLNLAVGPSKDVAGEPNSDVVVEDSLSSSWPVSLYSSSDENSSTSVRFLPETSIGEKGRDVCCLSSLFELEEKIKDNIDPNDYVSS; encoded by the coding sequence atggtAAGGAAAATGAAACTCCCATTTCTAAACAAGAAcacatcatcttcatcattttcttcaaattcatcatcttcttcctcttcgtgGCCATGGCCTTCCTCTCATcaacaaaaccttaaaacaaTATCTTCCAAAGCTTCCTTCATCGTTAACAAACCTAAAGATGTCTACGAACCCGAGCCACCACCGAGAAGCTTCTCCTCCtccccctcctcctcctcctactcttccttctcctctaCAAGCCATGCTATAGAAAATCCACCAGAGATAGAGTCTATAGAGAATGTGATTAAAGGACTAAAATCATCGAAGAGACTCATCTTTGAACGGAGAGGAACATCGAACTCTATACTCGAAGAAGCTACCAAGAGAGACgatcatgaagaagaagaggacgGTTTAATGCTCTTGTCCTTGGAGTCAAACGATCCTTACACTGATTTCAAGAACTCAATGGAAAAGATGGTTGAAGTACACGTGCTTCATCATGACTGGATAAGCCTGGAGAAACTTCTCTTTTGGTTCTTGAAAGTCAACGTCAAGGCAAGCCATAGATACATCTTCGCCGCCTTTGTCGATTTGGTCTTAAACTTAGCAGTAGGGCCTTCTAAAGATGTTGCTGGAGAACCTAATTCCGACGTCGTCGTGGAGGATTCTCTTTCATCTTCGTGGCCGGTCTCGTTGTACTCGTCCTCCGATGAGAATTCGTCGACGTCCGTACGATTCTTGCCGGAGACTTCGATAGGCGAGAAGGGTAGAGACGTTTGTTGTTTATCGTCGTTGTTTGagttagaagaaaagattaaAGACAATATTGATCCAAATGATTATGtatcttcttaa